atagtgtctctctctggtttccccccagtgtctgatagtgtctctctctggtttccccccagtgtctgatagtgtctctctctggtttcccccccagtgtctgatagtgtctctctggtttccccccagtgtctgatagtgtctctctctggtttccccccccagtgtctgatagtgtgtctctctgttttttttcccccagtgtctgatagtgtgtctgttgtctgttTCTCCCCAGTGTCTGGACTGGGGTTCGGCTTCATGAGTGGAGCGTTCTCAATGGTCAATATCCTGGCCGATTCTGTTGGCCCCGGCACCATTGGTATCCATGGAGACTCCCAACACTACTTCCTGTCCTCAGGTACTGTATGAGTCTCCCATGTTTTAAAATGTACTTAATAATCTGAAACCACACGGGAAGACATTTTATTTCACTAACTTTCCTGAAAGTAgtcatttatttttgtattttaccccctttttctccccaatttcgtgagaTCCAATTTTGATCTTgcctcattgctgcaactccccaacgggctcgggagaggcggcggttgagtcatgtgtcctccgaaacatgacccaccaaaccgtGCTTCTTAATACAcgtccacttaacccggaagccagccgcaccaatgtgttggaggaaacacagttcaactgacgaccgaagtcagcctgcaggcgcccagcccgccacaaggagtcgctagagcgcgatgagccaagtcaagccccccccccggccaaaccctcccataacccggacgacgctgggccaattgtgcgctgtcctatgggactcccggtcatggccggttgtgacacagcctgggatcaaactcgggtctgtagtgacgcctcaagcgctACAATGCAGTGCctaataccctgactacaccgcttGCATCGCgtgtgcgagcgttgcaaaataaatttagaaatctagattattcaattattgcacccacactgctcgcgctccccaacgagcgtctgcgttgccacgggctaaaatagaagtactTTCTATTTgtgaaggaggaaggaaggaggagagatgactagaaacgattcagttgactgttttatgtgtggattaattgtcggagtagaggaccttgtgcatttcaggtaaaataacaagtcaatgtttatatcccaggataaattagctagcaacagcaagctagctaaatagaacaaattagctagcaagtgcaagctagctagctaaattgccataaatgtttaatgcttttcgacctgtccccaaattaatgtaattggttcagagtttttgatattttaacctgcgtgtcatgatcgcgtttggtgtgggggggacaaaatacatttatgcacgatggcgcacgcacgcagccggtttgggttccgtgttagacaGTTGCACCACTAGGGAGGCCTAGTAGTCATTTTTCTGATTTGGCCtgaggctgtctctctctcctctatagcCTTCATGACCATCATCCTGAggctaactctgtctctctctcctctatagcCTTCATGACCATCATCCTGAGGCTaactctgtctcctctatagccTTCATGGCCATCATCCTGAGGctaactctgtctctgtctctgtctcccctataGCCTTCATGACCATCATCCTGAGGctaactctgtctctgtctcctctatagccTTCATGACCATCATCCTGAGGctaactctgtctctgtctcctctatagccTTCATGACCATCATCCTGAGGctaactctgtctctgtctcccctataGCCTTCATGACCATCATCCTGAGGctaactctgtctctgtctccctataGCCTTCATGACCATCATCCTGAGGCTAACTCTGTCTCCCCTATAGCCTTCATGACCATCATCCTGAGGctaactctgtctctgtctcccctataGCCTTCATGGCCATCATCCTGAGGctaactctgtctctgtctcccctataGCCTTCATGACCATGGCCATCATCCTGCTCCACATGTTCTGGGGGGTTGTGTTCTTTGATTCCTGTGAGAAACAACACTGGTGGTCTCTGGCTGTGGTCGTCATCAGCcacctcctcgtctcctgtctggTAAGTCAGAAAAGAGACAAAGGATGGCTGGAtggatagacagatacagtagatcaATGTGTCCATGCAGTAGGTGGACTTGACTGATGGGTTGATGAATAAATACTCAGAAGTAAATGTGTTGGCAGTAGTCTTACTGGACAACAGCCTAGTACTTTTACTTACTTAGTAATGTCTTCATCCCCATTGGGACATAATGTCACAAAGGCTCCTCCACTGATTCCTGTTCTTCACCACAGCACTTCAAATGGGACAAAACATGTCCCCAAAGGCCCTTAACTCAGCCTTTGTTGTCATGTCTCTCCCCAGACGTTCTAGAACCCTCAGTATTTTTTTCTCCCAGAGGTTCCTGAACCAGAACCTTCTGTATGAATTTCCCCCAGAGATCCATAACTCATCAGTCTTTGTTATTTCTCTCCTAGACATTCCAGAACCCTCAGTACGTGGGCAGCCTGGTTCCCACCTATATCATCGTGTTCCTCGTGGGTCTCTGGGCGTTCTTCTGCGCCGGGGGATCTCTCCGGAACCTTAAACTCTGCCTTACCTGCAAAGACAAGGACTTCCTGTTGGCCAACCACCGGCCCAGATAACAGAACACcactgaagacacacacacactgtatgggGACGCTATCCAACAggactcacaccacacacacaaataaataaattaaagataaactggGTCGATGATGTCTCTACCCCCCCCCATGTGTTCTGTGTATCATTGTTTCAGTGGTGCTGGGGACTGGAAATAGGCTCCAGGGATGTAGTCCAGAGAGTAAATATTGTTTAAACACCTTTTTATTTTGTGAGCAGCATTTCCAGATGTATTACAGTGCATTAGTAATAGAATAATCTAGAGGATCCTTTTGTTACCACTTCATCCCTGGCTGACACTGCTCAGAACGGTTGATAAACTGTTTACAACTGGGGGGGACAAACACATGTTATCTGTGTGTAGTTTTAAAATGTAGAGTATGTAGTTCCTTAATGAGACGGTACCTATTTGACACCAGatgggtctctctttctctctggatctgtgcCTTCTACAGTAATGATGAGGTAGCTAGTGTTTTggccctgtattcataaagcatctgaGTAGAagcgctgatctaggatcagacccctccatgtccatgtaatcttattcattataatctaggatcagaccCCCCCccatgtccatgtaatcttattcattataatctaggatcagaccCCCCccatgtccatgtaatcttattcattataatctaggatcagaccCCCTccatgtccatgtaatcttattcattataatctaggatcagaccCCTccatgtccatgtaatcttattcattataatctaggatcagaccCCCTccatgtccatgtaatcttattcattataatctaggatcagaccCCCCccatgtccatgtaatcttattcattataatctaggatcagaccCCTccatgtccatgtaatcttattcattataatctaggatcagatcgATTCCCCCccatgtccatgtaatcttattggTTCTGATCTGAAAGGCTAAACTCATCCCACTGTAGATCGGCAGGTCTACTATGAGATGCTTTATAAATATACGGCCCTGGATTGTCTTTGTAAATGGACCTTTAGTGTTTAATCTATATCAGACCTGTGATGTTTTTTATAACGTTCATGTTTCTGTCTCCTGCTGTATTAGTTGTCAGTCTGGCAGGCAGCTGTATTGTTCTCCTGTTTTAGAAGGGTTGGTAGTACAATACAACAGTGTTTGCATATCAACAACTTACTTTTCATAAATTACCAAAAAAAAGCAAATCCCTTTGGAGAACAAAAGCAGCATATTAGGTCTGATAGTGTCTCTCTAAGTCATGAGCTGTTTCAAAATGAAGTTCTGATTCAAACTGAAAATATGTAAAACGTGGTGTGTTTGTTTTGATAGTCCAGATGAATATATTTGGCCTAAACTTGATGAATATAAATATTGACCTGATGATGATAATACTGTTTTTATATGAATGATGTGCTTTACATACTGATTAGTGCTGCTAAGCTTTGCTTCagctaaatgttttgtttttgtaatcACACTGACCTCAAGGGTTGGTCTGATCTATTTGGCTTTAGGACGTACAGGGGGAggtttcccagacccagattaaACTTATTCCTGGACTGAAAAGCACTTTTAACTTTCAAAATTCTCAACTGAGAATGCTTTTTAGAAGTGGCTTAACCTTTTGTCTGAGTAAACCGACCCAAACTGTAGCACCCTTTTTTAGTCCTGACTTCCATTTTAGTTAAATAttcccattgacatcaatacaAACTGATGACTAAGTGAAAATTGGAAAATGCGGATTCTCCCTTTTTAAAAGAGGACATGCCCTTGAGGAACAAATGATTGAACATGTACCACGTTGTTGTTGATGAATTAGCAGATTTTTCAAGGCAGTGAGTTTGACCTGTGGAAACCAACTCCTATAGAGAGCTCAACAGAAGTTAGTTTACACCAGGCTGAAATAATTTAATGAAATGAGTCACCTCACTTGTCATGGTTTTGAATGTTTTTCTGATCTGTGTCGTGTATGGAGCTGTACAGCTTTAACATGCTAGTCGAGAACTCCCAGCCAATAGTATCAGCCTCTCAGGGTTGAAGGTCACTGATATGCAAATGAGCTGTATGTTCCTGTTTTGACGCGTGCCTGTGTGCACCCTGTTATTTCCCCATGCTTCTGTATTGATATAAAGTTAAAAGTAGTAGCACTTCATTCTCCATTGTCAAGTTAATTCTACCGTGCCATCAAGAGCACAACAATCTGTATGTACATAGGTGATGACAAACTGTTCCctctgattttttttaaatgtgtatatAATATTGTTTCTAAATGACTATTTAACCTTTATGTTACACCTCCTAGTTTCCATTGTACATAGGAAAATAAAACGGTTAAACAAAAGTTTGAGGTCCTTTAACTTCTGATGGAGTTGGGTGTTGGGCTGATGAGGTCCTTTAACTTCTGATGGAGTTGGGTCTTGTGTTGGGCTGATGAGGTCCTTTAACTTCTGATGGAGTTGGGTGTTGGGCCAAGGTCCTATAACCATCTGAGTGAACTCTCTACTCTCACCACTGTAGAGTCAGGTTCATCATAACCAACCTGAGTGAACTCTCTACTCTCACCACTGTAGAGTCAGGTTCATCATAACCAACCTGAGTGAACTCTCTACTCTCACCACTGTAGAGTCAGGTTCATCATAACCAACCTGAGTGAACTCTCTACTCTCACCACTGTAGAGTCAGGTTCATCATAACCAACCTGAGTGAACTCTCTACTCTCACCACTGTAGAGTCAGGTTCATCATAACCAACCTGAGTGAACTCTCTACTCTCACCACTGTAGAGTCAGGTTCATCATAACCAACCTGAGTGAACTCTCTACTCTCACCACTGTAGAGTCAGGTTCATCATAACCAACCTGAGTGAACTCTCTACTCTCACCACTGTAGAGTCAGGTTCATCATAACCAACCTGAGTGAACTCTCTACTCTCACCACTGTAGAGTCAGGTTCATCATAACCAACCTGAGTGAACTCTCTACTCTCACCACTGTAGAGTCAGGTTCATCATAACCAACCTGAGTGAACTCTCTACTCTCACCACTGTAGAGTCAGGTTCATCATAACCAACCTGAGTGAACTCTCTACTCTCACCACTGTAGAGTCAGGTTCATCATAACCAACCTGAGTGAACTCTCTACTCTCACCACTGTAGAGTCAGGTTCATCATAaccaagagagggaaggagagggctagagagagggagagggaaggagagggctagagagagggagagggaaggagggggctagagagagggagagggctagagagagggagagggctagggctagagagagggagagggctagagagagggagagggctagagagagggagagggctagagagggaaggagagggctagagagagggagagggctagagagagggagagggctagagagagagggagagggctagagggaaggagagggctagagagagggagagggctagagagggaaggagagggctagagagagggagagggctagag
This genomic stretch from Salmo salar chromosome ssa26, Ssal_v3.1, whole genome shotgun sequence harbors:
- the aph1b gene encoding gamma-secretase subunit Aph-1b isoform X1, which translates into the protein MTASVFFGCTFIAFGPAIALFLFTIARDPLRVIFLIAGAFFWLCSLLLSSLVWFITVQISNKESSSQQKGLLIFGVVLSVLLQETFRFGYYKLLKKANEGLLMLSAEETMPISIRQLAYVSGLGFGFMSGAFSMVNILADSVGPGTIGIHGDSQHYFLSSAFMTMAIILLHMFWGVVFFDSCEKQHWWSLAVVVISHLLVSCLTFQNPQYVGSLVPTYIIVFLVGLWAFFCAGGSLRNLKLCLTCKDKDFLLANHRPR
- the aph1b gene encoding gamma-secretase subunit Aph-1b isoform X2 is translated as MTASVFFGCTFIAFGPAIALFLFTIARDPLRVIFLIAGKANEGLLMLSAEETMPISIRQLAYVSGLGFGFMSGAFSMVNILADSVGPGTIGIHGDSQHYFLSSAFMTMAIILLHMFWGVVFFDSCEKQHWWSLAVVVISHLLVSCLTFQNPQYVGSLVPTYIIVFLVGLWAFFCAGGSLRNLKLCLTCKDKDFLLANHRPR